The Flavobacterium commune genome contains a region encoding:
- the fucP gene encoding L-fucose:H+ symporter permease: MQVTNQLGDQHSVPTEKGQGPNYVLPFILITSLFFLWGMAHNLDSILIPHLKKACQLNNRQSTLIDTSVFLAYFLMAIPAGMIIKKVGYKNSIIIGLLVFAAGAFLFVPAANSQAYELFLVALFIIGCGLTILETSANPYAAILGPPESASKRLNLAASFNGLAAMVAPIVGSLFILSGKSYTPEQMAAMPEAERLSYLAGEAAAVKMPYIVLGTILVLVAILFYFMHLPSMKPEHIEVEVKPGFFSVLKHRHLSWAVVAQFFYVGAQVCVTSFFIRMAEQGANMDEITAAYYLGLYGVLFMAGRFIGTFFLKYVKDYVLLSIYAALSTILCAVAIYGTGIYVIYALGAIGFFMSIMFPTIFSLGLVGLKSNTETGSSWLVMAIVGGAILPYGMGTLIDMNHDDIQSGYLIPLVCFLIILYFGVFGHKVKKVA, translated from the coding sequence ATGCAAGTAACCAATCAGTTGGGTGACCAACATTCAGTGCCAACCGAAAAGGGACAAGGGCCAAATTATGTATTACCTTTTATTTTAATAACGAGTTTGTTTTTCCTTTGGGGAATGGCTCACAATCTGGATTCAATTTTGATTCCGCACCTTAAAAAAGCCTGTCAGTTAAATAACCGTCAGTCTACATTAATTGACACTTCGGTGTTTTTAGCTTATTTCCTGATGGCAATTCCTGCGGGAATGATTATTAAAAAAGTAGGTTATAAAAACAGTATTATCATCGGACTTTTGGTTTTTGCAGCGGGAGCTTTCTTGTTTGTTCCAGCAGCGAATTCACAGGCATATGAATTGTTTTTAGTTGCCTTATTTATCATTGGTTGCGGATTAACCATTCTTGAAACCAGTGCAAATCCTTATGCGGCTATTTTAGGACCACCAGAATCGGCTTCAAAACGATTGAATTTGGCAGCTTCCTTTAATGGTTTAGCAGCAATGGTAGCACCTATAGTAGGTTCGCTTTTTATTCTTTCAGGAAAAAGTTATACTCCTGAGCAAATGGCAGCGATGCCTGAAGCGGAAAGATTATCTTATTTAGCTGGCGAAGCAGCAGCAGTAAAAATGCCTTATATTGTTTTAGGAACCATATTGGTTTTGGTTGCAATTTTGTTTTATTTCATGCATTTGCCATCTATGAAACCAGAGCATATTGAAGTCGAGGTGAAACCTGGTTTTTTCTCTGTTTTAAAGCACCGTCATTTGAGCTGGGCTGTGGTAGCACAGTTTTTCTATGTGGGTGCACAGGTTTGTGTAACGAGTTTCTTTATTAGAATGGCGGAACAAGGTGCTAATATGGACGAAATTACTGCGGCTTATTATTTAGGACTTTATGGAGTGTTATTTATGGCAGGAAGATTCATCGGAACATTCTTTTTGAAATATGTAAAAGATTATGTGTTACTTTCAATCTATGCTGCATTGAGTACTATTCTTTGTGCTGTGGCAATTTACGGAACGGGAATTTATGTAATTTATGCTTTGGGTGCAATTGGATTTTTCATGTCTATTATGTTTCCAACGATTTTCTCTTTAGGTTTAGTAGGCTTGAAAAGCAATACTGAAACAGGTTCTTCCTGGTTAGTAATGGCCATCGTAGGAGGTGCTATTTTGCCATACGGAATGGGAACTTTGATTGATATGAATCATGATGATATTCAATCAGGTTATTTGATTCCTTTAGTGTGCTTTTTGATTATTCTTTACTTTGGTGTTTTTGGACATAAGGTGAAAAAAGTAGCTTAG
- a CDS encoding ABC transporter substrate-binding protein, translating to MKKLKGITWNHTRGLLPMVATAQRFTELYPDVEISWEKRSLQEFADASIEDLAKRFDLLVIDHPWTGFGAATNTIVPLSDHFSSEYIKDQEVNTVGKSYESYVFNNKLWALPIDAATPVAAARLDILESKGLKVPETYEDLLALAKKGLVAFAGIPVDSLMTFYSFCCSLGEAPFLSQEKVISNETGIKALQMHRELAQLMDPANFNRNPIQVYEAMVNTDEIAYCPFAYGYSNYSRIGYSKHLLHFYDLVKLNDQPMISSLGGTGLAVSAFSENLPEALKYAEFTGSSHVQQNIFADNGGQPGHLQAWKSERINQITHDYFKNTLPALERAFLRPRYSGHMYFQDHAGDLVRDYLMNGGDEVAVLEAMDALYVKSLNAATV from the coding sequence ATGAAGAAATTGAAAGGCATTACATGGAACCATACAAGAGGCCTTTTGCCTATGGTTGCTACTGCTCAGCGTTTTACAGAGCTTTATCCAGATGTAGAAATTAGTTGGGAAAAAAGAAGTTTACAAGAATTTGCGGATGCCTCAATCGAGGATTTAGCTAAAAGATTTGATTTATTAGTAATTGATCATCCATGGACAGGTTTTGGTGCTGCTACCAATACCATTGTTCCTTTATCGGATCATTTTTCAAGCGAATATATAAAAGATCAGGAAGTCAATACGGTAGGGAAATCATACGAAAGTTATGTTTTTAACAACAAACTTTGGGCTTTGCCTATCGATGCTGCCACTCCGGTAGCTGCGGCTCGTTTGGATATTTTAGAAAGTAAAGGATTAAAAGTTCCTGAAACTTACGAAGATTTATTGGCTTTAGCCAAAAAAGGATTGGTTGCTTTTGCTGGAATTCCGGTAGATTCATTAATGACTTTTTATTCGTTTTGTTGCAGTTTGGGTGAAGCACCATTTTTGTCTCAGGAGAAAGTTATTTCAAATGAAACAGGAATTAAAGCATTGCAAATGCACCGCGAATTAGCGCAGTTGATGGATCCGGCTAATTTTAACAGAAACCCAATTCAGGTGTACGAAGCAATGGTGAATACAGATGAGATTGCTTATTGCCCGTTTGCTTACGGTTATTCTAATTATTCACGAATTGGCTACAGCAAACACCTACTTCATTTTTATGACTTAGTAAAATTGAACGATCAACCCATGATTAGTTCTTTAGGAGGAACAGGATTAGCTGTTTCTGCTTTTAGTGAAAATCTTCCAGAAGCATTGAAATATGCTGAATTTACTGGTTCATCCCATGTCCAACAAAATATTTTTGCTGACAATGGTGGACAACCAGGACATTTACAAGCCTGGAAAAGCGAAAGAATCAACCAAATCACTCACGATTATTTCAAAAATACTTTGCCAGCTTTAGAGCGTGCTTTCTTGCGTCCAAGATATTCTGGACACATGTATTTTCAGGATCATGCTGGTGACTTAGTGCGTGATTATTTGATGAATGGTGGCGATGAGGTAGCAGTACTTGAAGCAATGGATGCCTTGTATGTAAAATCGCTTAATGCAGCAACAGTATGA
- a CDS encoding DUF4982 domain-containing protein codes for MTQFRIFLFTFFIITQISLAQVRTVRELDSNWKFQKGDFENAPQTNFNDSKWEKVSVPHDWAIYGPFDKEIDKQSVAIVQNGEKVASEKTGRTGALPHIGTAWYRNKFTISAAEKGKKVILLFEGAMSEPQIYLNGKKVGEWAYGYSYFYFDITDFISAGENTLAVKLTNKEFASRWYPGAGLYRKVSLIIKNKESIDQWGTTITTPFISKEVAKVNVKTKATGEKGYLVTTIFDANGQKLSSDKATTKFGNEFDQNIKVDNPKLWSPESPYLYKAVSQWFVGDQLKDEVTTRFGIRDIKYEANKGFSLNGEVRKFKGVCLHHDLGPLGTAINVAALRRQLTILKDMGCNAIRSSHNMPSLEQLELCDEMGFMFLAESFDEWAKPKVKNGYNRFFEAYAEKDLVNLIHATRNHPSIVMWSSGNEVPDQWGEAGVKRAKWLQEIFHREDPTRPVTVGMDQVKATMESGFGALLDVPGLNYRVHLYEEAFKKFPQGFILGSETASTVSSRGIYKFPVVKEKNKQYPDFQSSSYDLEACSWSNVPDEDFVLQDDKPWVIGEFVWTGFDYLGEPTPYDEKWPSRSSYFGISDLAGLPKDRFYLYRSRWNTEKETLHILPHWNWEGREGQVTPVFVYTNYDSAELFVNGKSMGIQKKNNTTPQNRYRLMWMDVKYEPGTLKVVAFDKNGKAVAEEEIHTAGKGYQIVLDADRKTIKADGKDLSYVTVSVVDKNGVPCPTLTNQLQFKVKGKGTYKAACNGDATSLEQFHLPTMKLFSGKLVVTVQSLKEAGNMELTVTGKGLKTATLSISSTN; via the coding sequence ATGACACAATTTAGAATTTTCCTTTTTACCTTTTTTATTATAACGCAAATTTCCCTTGCTCAGGTACGAACAGTTAGAGAATTAGACTCGAACTGGAAGTTTCAAAAAGGAGATTTCGAAAATGCTCCCCAAACCAATTTTAATGATTCGAAATGGGAAAAAGTGAGCGTGCCCCACGATTGGGCCATTTATGGTCCTTTTGATAAAGAAATAGACAAACAGAGCGTAGCCATTGTTCAGAATGGTGAAAAAGTGGCTTCTGAAAAAACAGGAAGAACAGGTGCTTTACCTCATATTGGGACGGCCTGGTACAGAAATAAATTTACGATTTCGGCTGCCGAGAAAGGAAAAAAAGTGATTCTGCTTTTTGAAGGTGCCATGAGCGAACCACAGATTTATTTAAACGGTAAAAAGGTGGGCGAATGGGCTTATGGTTACAGCTATTTTTATTTTGATATCACTGATTTCATTTCAGCAGGAGAGAATACCCTGGCGGTAAAGTTAACCAACAAAGAATTTGCTTCCCGTTGGTATCCGGGTGCCGGTTTGTACAGAAAAGTAAGCCTTATCATTAAAAATAAGGAAAGCATTGATCAGTGGGGAACTACTATTACAACGCCTTTTATTAGCAAGGAGGTTGCTAAAGTAAACGTTAAAACAAAGGCTACAGGTGAAAAGGGCTATTTAGTGACTACCATTTTTGATGCCAATGGACAAAAACTAAGTTCAGATAAGGCAACAACAAAATTTGGGAATGAATTCGATCAAAATATCAAGGTTGATAATCCCAAGTTGTGGAGTCCGGAAAGTCCTTATTTGTATAAAGCCGTTTCGCAATGGTTTGTTGGAGATCAGTTAAAAGATGAGGTGACTACCCGTTTTGGAATTCGTGACATAAAATATGAAGCTAATAAAGGATTTAGTTTAAATGGCGAAGTACGAAAGTTTAAAGGAGTTTGCCTGCACCACGATTTAGGACCTTTGGGAACAGCAATAAATGTGGCAGCCTTACGTCGTCAATTGACTATTTTAAAGGATATGGGTTGTAATGCCATTAGAAGTTCCCACAACATGCCATCATTGGAGCAATTAGAATTGTGTGACGAAATGGGATTTATGTTCCTAGCTGAAAGTTTTGACGAATGGGCAAAGCCAAAAGTTAAGAATGGATACAACCGCTTTTTTGAAGCGTATGCCGAGAAAGATTTGGTTAATTTAATTCATGCCACCAGAAATCACCCTTCTATTGTAATGTGGAGTTCCGGAAATGAAGTTCCTGATCAATGGGGAGAAGCCGGAGTAAAACGTGCCAAATGGTTACAGGAAATTTTCCACCGTGAAGATCCGACTAGACCGGTTACAGTAGGTATGGATCAGGTTAAGGCTACTATGGAGTCCGGTTTTGGAGCTTTGTTAGATGTTCCGGGCTTAAATTATCGAGTGCATTTGTATGAAGAGGCATTTAAGAAATTCCCACAAGGATTTATTTTAGGTTCTGAAACGGCTTCTACCGTAAGTTCAAGAGGGATTTATAAATTTCCTGTGGTAAAAGAAAAAAATAAACAATACCCAGACTTCCAGAGTTCATCTTATGATTTGGAAGCCTGTAGTTGGTCTAATGTGCCTGATGAGGATTTTGTGTTGCAAGATGATAAGCCATGGGTTATAGGCGAATTTGTCTGGACAGGTTTTGATTATTTAGGAGAGCCTACTCCTTATGATGAGAAATGGCCATCCCGTAGTTCTTATTTTGGTATTAGTGATTTGGCAGGTTTGCCTAAAGACCGATTCTATTTGTACAGAAGCCGTTGGAATACCGAAAAAGAAACCTTACACATTTTACCGCATTGGAATTGGGAAGGACGTGAAGGTCAGGTGACACCGGTATTTGTTTACACCAATTATGATAGCGCTGAGCTTTTTGTAAATGGAAAAAGTATGGGAATTCAAAAAAAGAATAACACAACACCACAAAACAGATACCGTTTGATGTGGATGGATGTTAAATACGAACCCGGAACATTGAAAGTAGTTGCTTTTGATAAAAATGGAAAAGCAGTTGCCGAAGAGGAAATTCATACCGCTGGTAAAGGATACCAAATTGTATTGGATGCTGATAGAAAAACCATAAAAGCAGACGGAAAAGATTTGTCTTATGTTACTGTTTCGGTAGTGGATAAAAATGGAGTTCCGTGTCCTACACTTACTAATCAATTGCAATTTAAGGTAAAAGGAAAAGGAACCTATAAAGCAGCTTGTAATGGTGACGCAACTTCGTTAGAACAATTTCATTTACCAACAATGAAACTGTTTAGTGGAAAGTTAGTAGTTACAGTACAATCCCTTAAAGAAGCTGGAAACATGGAATTAACTGTTACTGGAAAAGGTTTAAAAACCGCAACATTAAGTATAAGTTCTACTAATTAA
- a CDS encoding ABC transporter substrate-binding protein, producing MEKYIVMENTTFRIAVRKFGPFESALHKLWDAFCLKYDISIAVEMVPMELHDLYEQTITEGGLKKGDWDIAHINTDWIFDAAQANAVQDLTSFIAKKAPQDFPEGWHNSLLHLQEIDGGIYGLPFHDGPECLIYRKDLFENPIEKENFKKQFGYELAPPKTWTEFEQIATFFNRPDENLYGCVFANYPDGHNMVFDFCLHLWTRGGSLLNAENQMDINTQAAIDTLDYYRYIVKNTAAVHPGSADFGSVEAGMAFANGEAAMTINWFGFASMCEVIAESKVKGKVDVTTLPFAVGGKTASLNVYWLYTIGAGSKNKKLAYDFLRFATTAESDKLLTNEGGIGCRKSTWKDAEINATIPYYHKLESLHENALTLPQIAVWPDIAILIDQMVLKALKTNIPSADLLKDTQIEIEKIL from the coding sequence ATGGAAAAATACATAGTAATGGAAAACACAACATTTAGAATCGCGGTTAGGAAATTTGGGCCTTTTGAAAGTGCCTTACACAAATTATGGGATGCGTTTTGTTTAAAATACGATATCAGTATTGCGGTCGAAATGGTTCCCATGGAATTGCACGATTTGTACGAACAAACCATTACCGAAGGAGGCTTGAAAAAAGGCGATTGGGATATTGCCCACATCAACACCGACTGGATTTTTGATGCGGCTCAGGCTAATGCAGTTCAGGATTTAACGTCTTTCATTGCTAAAAAAGCACCTCAGGATTTCCCTGAAGGCTGGCACAATTCGTTGTTGCATTTACAGGAAATTGATGGAGGAATTTACGGTTTACCTTTTCACGACGGCCCTGAATGTTTGATTTACAGAAAAGATTTATTCGAAAATCCGATAGAAAAAGAGAATTTCAAAAAGCAGTTTGGTTACGAATTAGCGCCACCTAAAACCTGGACGGAATTCGAGCAAATTGCTACTTTTTTTAATCGTCCGGACGAAAATTTATACGGCTGTGTTTTTGCCAATTATCCTGATGGGCACAACATGGTTTTCGACTTTTGTCTGCATTTGTGGACACGCGGAGGTTCCTTGTTGAATGCCGAAAACCAAATGGATATTAACACACAGGCCGCCATTGACACCTTAGATTATTACCGTTATATCGTTAAAAATACCGCTGCCGTTCATCCCGGTTCTGCCGATTTTGGTTCTGTCGAAGCCGGTATGGCTTTCGCCAATGGTGAAGCCGCCATGACCATTAACTGGTTTGGTTTTGCTTCCATGTGTGAAGTCATTGCCGAATCGAAAGTGAAAGGAAAAGTAGATGTTACCACTTTGCCTTTTGCTGTGGGTGGAAAAACCGCTTCGTTAAATGTGTATTGGTTATACACCATAGGAGCCGGAAGTAAAAACAAAAAATTAGCCTACGACTTTTTACGATTTGCCACCACTGCCGAAAGTGACAAATTATTGACAAATGAAGGCGGAATAGGCTGCAGAAAATCGACATGGAAAGATGCCGAAATCAATGCCACCATTCCTTATTACCACAAGCTGGAAAGTTTGCATGAAAATGCTCTGACCTTACCTCAAATAGCAGTTTGGCCAGACATTGCCATACTGATAGACCAGATGGTTTTAAAGGCATTAAAAACAAATATTCCATCGGCAGATTTATTAAAAGACACACAAATAGAAATTGAAAAAATACTATAA
- a CDS encoding CaiB/BaiF CoA transferase family protein, producing MRPLEGVVVLEFCQFLAGPSAGLKLADLGARVIKIERPVKGEACRQLSIKDLFVDESSLLFHTINRNKDSFAADLKNSDDLELVKKLIAKADIMTHNFRPGVMDKIGLAFADAIAVNPKIIYGVVSGYGDEGPWSKKPGQDLLVQSLSGLTWLSGRNSQGPVPFGLSTADIMCGNHLVQGLLAALLKRAKTNKGVLVEVSLIESILDVQFEAITSYLNDGGKLQERGDVAGSAHAFLSAPYGVYKTQDGYLSLAMGDLMFISELLEVNLEKYREKHLWFEFRDEIRTLLSERIIQEATDHWLKLLQEKGVWCGKVLNYQDLDQIDFGMPMKQTIENSENKKIVTTRSPIQLDGQILTSTKAAPKVGEQNKMIQETILN from the coding sequence ATGAGACCTTTAGAAGGTGTGGTTGTTTTAGAGTTTTGCCAGTTTTTGGCAGGACCTTCAGCAGGATTGAAACTAGCCGATTTAGGCGCCAGAGTCATCAAAATTGAAAGACCCGTAAAAGGAGAAGCTTGTCGCCAATTGAGTATCAAAGACTTATTTGTGGACGAAAGCAGTTTGTTATTTCATACCATTAACAGAAATAAAGATTCTTTTGCTGCCGATCTTAAAAATTCGGACGATTTAGAATTAGTCAAAAAACTGATTGCTAAGGCTGATATTATGACACATAATTTCAGACCGGGGGTGATGGATAAAATTGGTTTGGCTTTCGCCGATGCTATTGCCGTCAATCCGAAAATTATTTATGGAGTAGTTTCAGGCTATGGTGACGAAGGACCTTGGTCTAAAAAACCGGGACAGGATTTATTGGTGCAATCTTTATCAGGATTAACATGGTTAAGCGGACGAAACAGTCAGGGACCGGTTCCTTTTGGTTTATCTACAGCCGATATTATGTGCGGAAATCATTTGGTTCAGGGGCTTTTGGCGGCTTTATTAAAAAGAGCCAAAACGAATAAAGGTGTTTTGGTTGAGGTTTCTTTAATCGAATCCATTTTAGATGTTCAGTTTGAAGCCATTACTTCTTATTTAAATGATGGTGGAAAATTGCAGGAAAGAGGTGATGTTGCAGGAAGTGCACATGCTTTTTTAAGCGCGCCTTATGGGGTGTATAAAACTCAGGATGGTTATCTTTCTTTGGCTATGGGCGATTTAATGTTCATCAGTGAATTGTTAGAAGTAAATCTAGAAAAATACAGAGAAAAACATCTGTGGTTTGAATTCCGCGACGAAATCAGAACACTTTTAAGCGAACGAATCATTCAGGAAGCTACAGACCATTGGTTGAAATTGTTGCAGGAAAAAGGCGTTTGGTGCGGAAAAGTATTGAATTATCAGGATTTGGATCAAATTGATTTTGGTATGCCAATGAAGCAAACCATCGAAAATTCAGAGAATAAAAAAATTGTCACTACCAGAAGTCCGATTCAGTTAGACGGTCAGATTTTGACCAGCACTAAAGCAGCGCCAAAAGTAGGAGAGCAGAATAAAATGATACAGGAAACTATTTTAAATTAG
- a CDS encoding Gfo/Idh/MocA family protein: MQIPYKPELPKTNQPIVIIGASGIVKDAHLPAYKMAGFEVFGITNRTFAKAQAMAAEFGIPHVFETVADAVQHAPANAVYDITVMPEQYIEILEQLPDGAAVLIQKPMGNDLAEAKEILEVCERKNLVGAINFQLRFAPFVAAARYLINEGIIGELYDMEFKVTVNTPWELFPLVKVHPRLEILFHSVHYIDCIRSFVGDPKSVLAKTWRHPSKDLSSSRSTIILDYGDTMRAVINTNHDHHFGPEHEESYIKWEGTKGAVKAKMGLLMNYPAGLEDVFEYSVQNEAGKYEWKKVQLEGSWFPEAFVGTMANLMRYKEGSDSELFASVENVLGTMKVVEACYVSNRNGGISLGEL, translated from the coding sequence ATGCAAATTCCTTATAAACCAGAACTGCCAAAAACCAACCAACCCATAGTAATTATTGGCGCTAGTGGAATTGTAAAAGATGCGCATTTGCCTGCTTATAAAATGGCAGGATTCGAAGTTTTTGGGATTACCAACAGGACTTTTGCCAAAGCTCAGGCAATGGCTGCGGAATTTGGAATTCCTCATGTTTTTGAAACAGTGGCGGATGCTGTTCAACACGCTCCTGCCAATGCTGTTTACGATATTACGGTTATGCCGGAACAATACATTGAAATATTAGAGCAGTTGCCTGATGGAGCTGCCGTTTTAATTCAGAAACCAATGGGAAATGATTTGGCTGAAGCCAAAGAAATCTTGGAAGTTTGTGAAAGAAAAAATTTGGTAGGCGCTATTAATTTCCAATTGCGATTTGCTCCTTTTGTGGCTGCGGCCCGTTATTTGATTAATGAAGGAATCATTGGCGAATTGTATGATATGGAATTTAAGGTGACCGTGAATACGCCTTGGGAATTGTTCCCATTGGTTAAAGTACATCCTAGATTAGAGATTTTATTCCACTCTGTACATTATATAGATTGTATTCGTTCGTTTGTTGGAGATCCAAAAAGTGTTTTGGCTAAAACCTGGAGACATCCATCGAAAGATTTATCATCTTCACGTTCTACTATCATTCTGGATTATGGCGATACGATGCGTGCGGTAATCAATACCAATCACGATCATCATTTTGGACCGGAGCATGAAGAAAGCTACATTAAATGGGAAGGAACCAAAGGTGCTGTAAAGGCTAAAATGGGATTATTGATGAATTATCCTGCCGGATTAGAAGATGTTTTTGAATATTCAGTTCAAAACGAAGCAGGAAAGTACGAATGGAAGAAAGTACAGTTAGAAGGTTCCTGGTTTCCGGAGGCTTTTGTGGGTACCATGGCTAACCTGATGCGTTACAAAGAAGGTTCGGACAGCGAATTGTTTGCCAGTGTAGAAAACGTACTGGGAACTATGAAAGTGGTAGAAGCCTGTTATGTCAGCAATCGAAATGGGGGCATTTCATTGGGAGAATTATAA
- a CDS encoding CaiB/BaiF CoA transferase family protein: MKPLEDYLIIDFSQFLSGPSASLRLADLGARVIKIEKPGTGDICRTLYTSDLIMNGESSVFHTINRNKESFAIDFKQPEELAKLKKLLAKADVVMHNFRPGVMERIGLSYEEVQKINPNVVYASISGYGSKGPFKDLPGQDLLLQSLTALTWLTGNEGDGPVPMGLSIVDMLAGAHLAQGILAALYRKVTQNVGALVEVSMLESAFDFQFETITTFFNDGGELPVRTKTNNANAYLGAPYGIYETKNGYMSLAMGSIPVLAELLSCDDLKQFPENKFTLRDDIKSILAAHLRTQDSEYWLNILEPADIWCANVLNYEQLFAQEGFQILNFVQQVEMIDGYSYKTTRCPIRIDGELFTSGKASPKLGQDNERIIKEFLV; the protein is encoded by the coding sequence ATGAAACCATTAGAAGATTATTTAATAATAGATTTCAGCCAGTTTCTTTCGGGGCCTTCGGCAAGTTTACGCTTGGCCGATTTGGGTGCTCGTGTGATTAAAATTGAGAAACCGGGTACAGGTGATATTTGCAGAACCTTATATACTTCGGATTTGATTATGAACGGAGAATCCTCCGTTTTTCATACGATAAATAGAAATAAAGAATCCTTCGCGATTGATTTCAAACAGCCCGAAGAATTAGCAAAACTGAAGAAATTATTAGCAAAAGCCGATGTGGTGATGCATAATTTCAGACCGGGTGTTATGGAACGCATTGGATTGAGTTATGAAGAAGTACAAAAGATAAATCCTAATGTAGTCTATGCCTCGATAAGTGGCTATGGTTCAAAAGGTCCTTTTAAAGATTTGCCGGGACAGGATTTGTTATTGCAATCGTTAACGGCTTTGACCTGGTTAACAGGAAACGAAGGTGATGGCCCGGTTCCTATGGGATTGTCTATTGTGGACATGTTAGCGGGAGCGCATTTGGCTCAGGGAATTTTAGCCGCTTTGTATCGAAAAGTGACCCAGAATGTAGGTGCTCTGGTAGAAGTAAGTATGCTGGAATCGGCATTTGATTTTCAGTTTGAAACCATCACAACTTTCTTTAATGATGGTGGCGAATTGCCTGTTCGAACAAAAACAAATAATGCCAATGCTTATTTAGGTGCGCCTTATGGAATTTACGAGACTAAAAATGGTTACATGAGTTTGGCTATGGGTTCTATTCCCGTTTTAGCCGAATTGCTGTCTTGTGACGATTTGAAGCAATTCCCGGAAAATAAATTTACCTTAAGAGACGATATTAAATCTATTTTAGCAGCGCATTTGCGTACACAGGATTCAGAATATTGGCTGAATATTTTAGAACCGGCTGATATTTGGTGTGCCAATGTGTTGAACTACGAGCAGCTGTTTGCTCAGGAAGGTTTCCAGATTTTAAACTTTGTACAACAAGTCGAAATGATAGACGGTTACAGTTATAAAACAACCCGATGTCCTATCAGGATTGATGGGGAATTGTTTACTTCAGGTAAGGCTTCGCCAAAGTTGGGTCAGGATAACGAGCGAATTATTAAGGAGTTTTTAGTTTAG
- a CDS encoding MaoC/PaaZ C-terminal domain-containing protein, whose translation MYFKSTFFEDYQLGEKRVTLGRTITETDFVVHAGHTGDFFPHHMDEEWCKTQPFGQRIAHGTMVLAIGVGLTASEINPEAFSKGYDRMRFVKPVHIGDTIHSEITISEKGDAKRPEMGTVTEHLEIINQRGEVVMVCDHLLLVKRKN comes from the coding sequence ATGTATTTTAAATCAACATTTTTTGAAGATTACCAATTAGGAGAAAAGCGCGTGACGCTGGGGAGAACCATCACAGAGACTGATTTTGTGGTACACGCAGGGCACACAGGCGATTTTTTTCCGCACCACATGGATGAAGAATGGTGTAAAACCCAGCCTTTTGGTCAGCGTATTGCTCATGGAACGATGGTACTTGCCATTGGGGTAGGATTGACGGCATCGGAGATTAATCCGGAAGCTTTTTCTAAGGGTTATGACAGAATGCGTTTTGTAAAACCGGTACATATTGGCGATACGATTCACTCAGAGATTACCATTTCAGAGAAAGGTGATGCTAAAAGACCAGAGATGGGAACTGTGACGGAACACTTAGAGATTATTAATCAAAGAGGCGAGGTAGTAATGGTTTGTGACCATTTGCTACTGGTAAAAAGGAAAAATTAA